A stretch of the Natrinema pellirubrum DSM 15624 genome encodes the following:
- the acnA gene encoding aconitate hydratase AcnA, whose translation MNPFEAIREFEADGTTYKIADLTVLEEQGLCDLDDLPVSIRILLESVLRNVDGEDVTEDDVRGLAGWQPDVSDADIPFQPSRVVLQDLTGVPAVVDLAALRSSVERKDRDPTLVEPEVPIDLVIDHSVQVDYFGSEDAYDKNVELEYERNSERYRALKWAQNAFEDFSVVPPGTGIVHQVNLEYLGRVVHEREQDGENWLIPDTLVGTDSHTPMIGGIGVVGWGVGGIEAEAAMLGQPITMTLPEVVGVKLTGELPDGATATDLVLHVTERLRQVGVVDRFVEFYGPGVSELTVADRATISNMAPEQGSTISMFPVDEATLEYLELTGRDPDHIDVVQQYLDEQGLFGEQNPEYTEEVELDLGDIEPSLSGPSEPNQRIALGDMETQFRKLLADEVDDGDLDEKYEIEMPNGRTTEFGDGSIAVSAITSCTNTSNPSVMIAAGLLARNAVEAGIDVPPHVKTSLAPGSRVVTEYLEESDLLGDLEALGYHVVGYGCTTCIGNAGPLSDSVEDAIDEHDLWATSVLSGNRNFEARIHPKIRANYLASPPLVVAFGLAGRVDIDMEEDPLGYNPNGQPVYLADIWPDQEEIHEVMTASVHKEMFQEKYAAVTEGDENWNALEAPTGDVYEWDEESTYIRDPPFFQDFPIEKPGVDNVEDARSLMTLGDTVTTDHISPAGPFSTDVPAGEWLQEQGVEPHEFNTYGARRGNHEVMMRGTFANVRIENQMLDDVEGGYTIHHPTGEQTTVFEASQRYRDDGTPLVVMAGEEFGTGSSRDWAAKGTDLLGIRATIAASYERIYRDNLVGMGVLPLQFDEGDTWESLGLDGSEVFTIGGLDDGLEPMAELTVTAERSDGSTVEFPVTAQVGTPAGVRYVEHGGILHYVLRQLLTDS comes from the coding sequence ATGAATCCATTCGAGGCGATCCGCGAGTTCGAAGCCGACGGAACGACTTACAAGATAGCGGACCTCACGGTCCTCGAAGAGCAGGGCCTTTGTGACCTCGATGACCTGCCGGTCAGCATCCGAATCCTGCTCGAATCCGTCCTCCGAAACGTCGATGGGGAGGACGTTACCGAGGACGATGTCCGTGGCCTCGCTGGCTGGCAACCGGACGTGTCCGACGCCGACATCCCGTTCCAACCCTCACGGGTCGTCCTCCAGGACCTCACCGGCGTCCCCGCCGTCGTGGACCTTGCCGCACTCCGGTCGTCCGTCGAACGCAAGGACCGCGACCCAACCCTCGTCGAACCCGAGGTCCCAATCGATCTGGTCATCGACCACAGCGTCCAGGTCGACTACTTCGGCAGCGAAGACGCCTACGACAAAAACGTCGAACTCGAATACGAGCGCAACAGCGAACGGTATCGGGCGCTGAAGTGGGCCCAGAACGCCTTCGAGGACTTCAGCGTCGTCCCGCCGGGAACGGGCATCGTCCATCAGGTGAACCTCGAATATCTTGGGCGGGTCGTCCACGAGCGCGAGCAGGACGGCGAGAACTGGCTGATCCCAGACACGCTCGTCGGAACCGACAGCCACACACCGATGATCGGCGGCATCGGCGTCGTCGGCTGGGGCGTTGGCGGCATCGAAGCCGAAGCGGCCATGCTCGGCCAGCCAATTACGATGACCCTCCCCGAGGTCGTCGGCGTCAAACTCACGGGTGAACTCCCCGACGGGGCGACGGCGACTGACCTCGTCCTTCACGTCACCGAACGACTTCGGCAGGTCGGCGTCGTCGATCGGTTCGTCGAGTTCTACGGGCCCGGCGTCTCCGAGCTGACCGTCGCCGACCGGGCGACCATCTCGAACATGGCACCCGAACAGGGATCGACCATCAGCATGTTCCCGGTCGACGAGGCCACCCTCGAGTATCTCGAACTCACCGGGCGCGATCCCGACCACATCGATGTCGTCCAGCAGTACCTGGACGAACAGGGACTGTTCGGCGAGCAGAACCCCGAATACACCGAGGAAGTCGAACTCGACCTCGGCGACATCGAGCCCAGCCTCTCGGGGCCGAGCGAACCGAACCAGCGCATTGCGTTGGGCGACATGGAAACGCAGTTCCGCAAACTACTCGCAGACGAGGTCGACGACGGCGACCTCGACGAAAAATACGAGATCGAGATGCCGAACGGTCGGACGACCGAGTTCGGCGACGGCTCGATCGCGGTGAGCGCCATCACCAGCTGTACGAACACCTCCAACCCCTCCGTGATGATCGCTGCCGGGCTACTCGCCCGGAACGCCGTCGAGGCCGGCATCGACGTCCCGCCGCACGTCAAGACCAGCCTGGCCCCCGGGAGCCGGGTCGTCACCGAGTACCTCGAGGAATCGGATCTGCTCGGCGACCTCGAGGCGCTCGGCTACCACGTCGTCGGCTATGGCTGTACGACCTGCATCGGGAACGCCGGACCGCTTTCCGACTCCGTCGAGGATGCCATCGACGAACACGACCTCTGGGCGACGAGCGTGCTCTCCGGGAACCGCAACTTCGAGGCGCGCATTCACCCGAAGATCCGCGCCAACTACCTCGCCAGCCCGCCGCTGGTCGTCGCGTTCGGTCTCGCGGGCCGCGTCGACATCGACATGGAAGAGGACCCGCTCGGATACAATCCCAACGGCCAGCCGGTTTACCTCGCGGACATCTGGCCCGACCAGGAGGAGATCCACGAGGTCATGACAGCCAGCGTCCACAAGGAGATGTTCCAGGAGAAATACGCCGCCGTCACCGAAGGCGACGAGAACTGGAACGCCCTCGAGGCCCCGACCGGCGACGTCTACGAATGGGACGAAGAGTCGACGTACATCCGCGACCCGCCGTTCTTCCAGGACTTCCCCATCGAGAAGCCCGGCGTGGACAACGTCGAGGACGCGCGCAGTCTCATGACGCTCGGTGACACCGTCACCACCGACCACATCAGTCCAGCCGGCCCGTTCAGCACCGACGTACCCGCCGGCGAGTGGCTTCAGGAGCAGGGCGTCGAACCCCACGAATTCAACACCTATGGTGCTCGCCGGGGCAACCACGAGGTGATGATGCGTGGGACGTTCGCCAACGTCCGCATCGAGAACCAGATGCTCGACGACGTCGAAGGCGGCTACACCATTCATCACCCGACGGGTGAGCAGACGACCGTCTTCGAGGCCAGCCAGCGCTACCGCGATGATGGGACGCCCCTCGTCGTGATGGCGGGCGAAGAGTTCGGGACCGGGTCGAGTCGTGACTGGGCGGCGAAGGGAACCGACCTCCTCGGGATTCGTGCGACCATCGCCGCGAGCTACGAGCGCATCTACCGGGACAATCTCGTCGGCATGGGCGTCCTGCCGTTGCAGTTCGACGAGGGCGACACCTGGGAATCCCTCGGCCTAGACGGCTCGGAGGTATTCACCATCGGCGGATTGGACGACGGGCTGGAGCCGATGGCCGAACTGACGGTTACCGCAGAGCGCTCGGACGGATCGACTGTGGAGTTCCCGGTGACGGCCCAGGTTGGGACCCCTGCTGGGGTGCGATACGTCGAACACGGCGGTATTCTGCACTACGTCCTTCGACAGCTCCTGACCGACTCGTAA
- a CDS encoding universal stress protein, whose protein sequence is MYVLVPIDGSECSRRALRHAVDVVTARTGRIDVVHFTDIRTEATDDVIEAAEEIFTTAGVEGETEIITDTQVSKPRSSTHIGKRVLQLVDDREYDHVIMGHHGTGAVGELILGSTAKTVIEAGTVPVTVVP, encoded by the coding sequence ATGTATGTGTTAGTGCCGATAGACGGATCCGAATGTAGTCGTCGTGCCCTCAGGCACGCAGTCGATGTTGTCACAGCTCGTACTGGTAGAATCGATGTGGTTCATTTCACGGATATTCGTACCGAGGCGACCGACGACGTTATCGAGGCTGCGGAGGAGATTTTTACGACGGCCGGTGTCGAGGGCGAGACGGAGATCATCACGGACACTCAGGTGAGTAAACCCCGATCCTCGACACACATCGGGAAGCGTGTTCTGCAGCTCGTCGATGACCGCGAGTACGACCACGTGATTATGGGGCATCATGGGACTGGTGCCGTAGGAGAACTCATTCTTGGGAGTACGGCGAAAACCGTGATTGAGGCTGGTACCGTTCCTGTCACTGTCGTGCCCTGA